One Triticum dicoccoides isolate Atlit2015 ecotype Zavitan chromosome 5B, WEW_v2.0, whole genome shotgun sequence genomic window carries:
- the LOC119308986 gene encoding mitochondrial outer membrane porin, with the protein MGGPGLYSGIGKKAKDLLYRDYQTDHKFTLTTYTANGAAITATSTKKADLILGEIQSQIKNKNITVDVKANSASNVITTITADDLAAPGLKTILSFAVPDQKSGKVELQYLHDYAGINASIGLTANPVVNLSGAFGTSALAVGADVSLDTATKNFTKYNAALSYTNQDLIASLNLNNKGDSLTASYYHIVEKSGTAVGAELTHSFSSNENSLTFGTQHTLDPLTLVKARINNSGKASALIQHEFMPKSLCTISAEVDTKAIEKSSKVGIAIALKP; encoded by the exons ATGGGCGGCCCAGGCCTCTACTCCGGGATCGGCAAGAAGGCCAAGG ATCTGCTATACAGGGACTACCAGACCGACCACAAGTTCACCCTCACCACCTACACCGCCAATGGCGCC GCAATTACTGCTACCAGTACAAAGAAGGCTGATCTTATACTTGGTGAGATCCAATCACAGATCAAGAACAAAAACATCACTGTAGATGTGAAGGCAAACTCAGCATCGAAT GTCATTACTACAATTACCGCTGACGATCTTGCAGCACCAGGGCTGAAGACCATCTTGAGCTTTGCTGTTCCTGATCAGAAATCTGGAAAG GTTGAGCTCCAGTACTTGCATGATTATGCTGGTATTAATGCAAGCATTGGCTTGACTGCCAATCCTGTAGTCAACCTCTCCGGTGCGTTCGGAACTAGTGCTCTAGCTGTTGGTGCTGATGTGTCGCTTGATACAGCCACCAAGAATTTCACCAAATACAATGCTGCACTTAGCTACACTAACCAGGATCTTATTGCATCCCTGAACCt GAACAACAAGGGAGACAGCCTGACCGCATCCTATTACCACATTGTGGAGAAGTCCGGCACAGCTGTCGGCGCGGAGCTGACCCACAGCTTCTCGAGCAACGAGAACAGCCTCACCTTTGGCACCCAGCATACCCTGGACCCGCTCACCCTTGTGAAGGCCCGGATCAACAACTCTGGCAAGGCCAGCGCGCTGATCCAGCACGAGTTCATGCCAAAGTCGTTGTGCACCATCTCGGCGGAGGTGGACACCAAGGCCATCGAGAAGAGCTCGAAGGTCGGCATTGCTATTGCTCTCAAGCCTTGA
- the LOC119308985 gene encoding isochorismate synthase 2, chloroplastic-like, with protein sequence MSPSSSLYSGRLLSSRPASKGLVRRLLNHDGSRWVRPSCSLSMNGCAAGVGAVTMHETRVLPAASAPQEAVGQLRAAVAALNADPPVSSSGIIRIEVPIRQRGDAIEWLHAQRQSSLPRCFFSARAPLPDTPALAVGISSNGNGSHKEQWEQPVSVAGVGSAVFFRGTDPFSLRDWRAIKRFLSRDCPLIRAYGAIRFDASSDASVEWEDYGAFYFVVPQVEFSELEEGSVLATTIAWDDSLSWTWQSAVEELQSTLHEISPCSVKVNRSTLQTAIVNLNHVPTKASWDLAVTQALRMIKGSQTELVKVVLARCSRYITDTCIDPLELLACLKVEGQNAYQFCIQPPDAPAFVGNSPEQLFHRKYLNISSEALAGTRARGKTRADDFQIGQELLLSIKEDTEFTIVRESIKKKLEMICDEVVVNPSKALRKLPRVQHLSAQLAARLRNEDDEFDILNALHPSPAVCGLPTEEARQFIRDYEIFDRGMYAGPVGWFGGAESEFAVGIRSALLGKGYSTLVYAGAGIVEGTNPSFEWDELDLKASQFAKLLQYQEHHICYQEAGNMGTLI encoded by the exons ATGTCACCGTCGTCGTCGCTCTACTCCGGCCGTCTCCTCTCCTCCCGCCCGGCGTCCAAGGGGCTCGTACGTCGTCTCCTCAATCACGATGGGAGCAGGTGGGTCAGGCCGTCGTGCTCCCTGTCTATGAACGGCTGCGCGGCCGGCGTGGGCGCGGTGACCATGCACGAGACGCGGGTCCTGCCGGCCGCGTCGGCGCCGCAGGAGGCCGTCGGGCAGCTCAGGGCCGCCGTCGCCGCGCTCAACGCCGACCCGCCGGTGTCCTCCTCCGGCATCATCCGCATCGAG GTGCCGATTCGGCAGCGAGGGGACGCCATCGAGTGGCTGCACGCGCAGAGGCAGAGCTCCCTGCCCCGCTGCTTCTTCTCCGCCCGGGCGCCGCTGCCGGACACTCCGGCCCTCGCCGTGGGCATCAGCAGCAACGGCAACGGCAGCCACAAGGAGCAGTGGGAGCAGCCGGTAAGCGTCGCCGGCGTGGGGTCGGCGGTCTTCTTCCGCGGCACGGACCCCTTCTCCCTCCGCGACTGGCGAGCCATCAAGAG ATTTCTTTCAAGGGACTGCCCGCTGATCCGCGCCTACGGCGCCATCCGTTTCGACGCGTCGAGCGACGCCTCGGTCGAATGGGAAGACTACGGCGCATTCTACTTCGTCGTTCCACAA GTTGAGTTCAGCGAGCTCGAGGAGGGCTCGGTTCTCGCGACGACGATTGCGTGGGACGACTCCCTTTCTTGGACATGGCAGAGCGCTGTGGAGGAGCTTCAATCGACATTGCACGAG ATATCACCCTGTTCAGTTAAGGTGAACAGGTCCACCCTGCAAACCGCCATCGTAAATCTCAATCATGTCCCCACCAAGGCGTCCTGGGATCTTGCTGTTACTCAAGCTCTTCGGATGATCAAAGGGAGCCAGACGGAATTAGTCAAG GTTGTGCTGGCAAGGTGCAGCAGGTACATCACTGATACTTGCATCGACCCTCTGGAGCTGTTAGCTTGTCTGAAG GTTGAGGGCCAGAATGCCTACCAGTTCTGCATACAGCCACCCGATGCTCCTGCATTTGTTGGAAATAGT CCAGAGCAACTATTTCACCGGAAATACTTGAACATTTCCAGCGAGGCTTTAGCCGGTACGCGAGCAAGAGGGAAAACAAGGGCTGATGATTTTCAAATTGGCCAGGAATTGCTTCTAAG CATCAAAGAGGACACTGAATTTACTATAGTACGGGAAAGCATAAAGAAGAAGCTTGAG ATGATCTGTGATGAGGTTGTTGTCAATCCCAGTAAGGCCCTTCGGAAACTTCCAAGAGTACAACATTTGTCAGCTCAATTAGCTGCAAGATTAAGAAATGAGGACGACGAG TTTGACATCCTAAATGCTCTTCATCCAAGCCCAGCTGTTTGTGGTTTGCCCACTGAAGAAGCGCGCCAATTCATACGAGATTATG AAATTTTCGACCGTGGAATGTACGCTGGACCTGTTGGTTGGTTTGGTGGAGCTGAAAGTGAGTTTGCTGTTGGAATTAGATCAGCACTACTTGGAAAA GGATATAGCACTTTAGTTTATGCCGGTGCCGGGATTGTCGAAGGTACAAATCCATCTTTTGAATGGGATGAGCTTGATCTCAAAGCATCTCAG TTTGCAAAGTTGTTGCAGTATCAAGAACATCATATTTGCTACCAAGAGGCAGGAAACATGGGGACATTGATTTGA
- the LOC119308988 gene encoding alcohol dehydrogenase 2-like translates to MATAGKVIKCKAAVAWEAGKPLSMEEVEVAPPQAMELRVKILYTALCHTDVYFWEAKHPQGIFPRILGHEAGGIVESVGEGVTELVPGDHVLPVFTGECKECAHCMSEESNLCDLLRINVDRGVMIGDGQSRFSIDGKPIFHFVGTSTFSEYTVIHIGCLAKIDPEAPLDKVCLLSCGISTGLGATLNVAKPKKGMTVAVFGLGAVGLAAMEGARMSGASRIIGVDLNPAKHQQAKKFGCTDFVNPKDHAKPVQEVIVEMTDGGVDRAVECTGNADAMISAFECVHDGWGVAVLVGVAHKEAVFKTHPMNFLNERTLRGTFFGNYKPRTGLPGVVDMYMRKELELDKFITHSVPFSQINTAFDLMLKGEGLRCVIRMEE, encoded by the exons ATGGCTACCGCCGGGAAGGTGATCAAGTGCAAAG CGGCGGTGGCGTGGGAGGCCGGGAAGCCGCTGTcgatggaggaggtggaggtggcgccGCCGCAGGCCATGGAGTTGCGCGTCAAGATCCTCTACACCGCCCTCTGCCACACCGACGTCTACTTCTGGGAGGCCAAG CATCCTCAGGGCA TTTTCCCTAGGATCTTGGGCCATGAAGCTGGAGG CATTGTGGAGAGTGTCGGTGAGGGCGTGACGGAGCTGGTGCCGGGCGACCATGTCCTCCCGGTGTTCACCGGAGAGTGCAAGGAGTGTGCCCACTGCATGTCAGAGGAGAGCAACCTCTGTGACCTCCTCAGGATAAATGTCGACCGTGGCGTGATGATCGGCGACGGGCAGTCCCGCTTCAGCATCGACGGGAAACCCATCTTCCACTTCGTCGGGACGTCCACCTTCAGTGAGTACACCGTGATCCATATCGGGTGCCTTGCCAAGATCGACCCCGAGGCGCCCCTCGACAAAGTCTGCCTCCTTAGCTGTGGTATCTCAACCG GGCTTGGTGCGACCCTCAACGTCGCAAAGCCCAAGAAGGGCATGACAGTGGCGGTTTTCGGTCTTGGAGCTGTAGGCCTCGCT GCCATGGAAGGGGCCAGGATGTCCGGCGCATCGAGGATTATCGGCGTGGACTTGAACCCTGCAAAACACCAACAAG CTAAGAAATTTGGCTGCACCGACTTTGTGAACCCCAAGGACCACGCCAAGCCAGTGCAAGAG GTGATCGTGGAGATGACCGACGGCGGGGTCGACCGGGCCGTGGAGTGCACGGGCAACGCCGACGCCATGATCTCCGCCTTCGAATGCGTGCACGAT GGGTGGGGCGTGGCGGTGCTGGTGGGGGTGGCGCACAAGGAGGCGGTGTTCAAGACGCACCCCATGAACTTCCTCAACGAGAGGACGCTGAGGGGCACCTTCTTCGGCAACTACAAGCCGCGCACCGGCCTCCCCGGGGTCGTGGACATGTACATGAGGAAGGAGCTGGAGCTGGACAAGTTCATCACCCACAGCGTGCCCTTCTCGCAGATCAACACGGCCTTCGACCTCATGCTCAAGGGGGAAGGCCTGCGCTGCGTCATCAGGATGGAGGAGTAG
- the LOC119308990 gene encoding uncharacterized protein At4g33100-like, translating into MVFGRGKQSSSTPSPAAATSSAAAAACSDLRAAYHECFNRWYADKFAKGQWNKDDCAADWHKYRACLEEHLEDKHLRQILLEPETSPSYAQLDPDSSSRQGATPSK; encoded by the exons ATGGTGTTCGGCCGGGGCAAGCAGTCCTCGTCCACGCCCTCCCCGGCGGCCGCCACCTCGTCGGCTGCCGCGGCGGCCTGCTCCGACCTCCGGGCGGCGTACCACGAGTGCTTCAACCGGTGGTACGCCGACAAGTTCGCCAAGGGCCAGTGGAACAAGGACGACTGCGCCGCCGACTGGCACAAGTACCGCGCCTGCCTCGAG GAACATCTCGAGGACAAGCATCTCAGGCAAATCCTACTGGAGCCGGAAACGTCTCCCTCTTATGCCCAGCTTGATCCGGATTCTTCATCAAGACAAGGTGCCACCCCTTCAAAATGA